A region of Epinephelus fuscoguttatus linkage group LG1, E.fuscoguttatus.final_Chr_v1 DNA encodes the following proteins:
- the nek4 gene encoding serine/threonine-protein kinase Nek4 isoform X1 produces the protein MNNYLFIRVVGKGSYGEVNLVKHKTDRKQYVIKKLNLITSSKRERRAAEQEAQLLSQLRHPNIVTYRESWEGDDCQLYIVMGFCEGGDLYHRLKQQKGELLPERQVVEWFVQIAMALQYLHERNILHRDLKTQNIFLTKTNIIKVGDLGIARVLENQNDMASTLIGTPYYMSPELFSNKPYNHKSDVWALGCCVYEMSTLKHAFNAKDMNSLVYRIVEGKLPQMPSRYDPQLGELIKSMLCKRPEDRPDVKLILRQPYIKRQIAMFLEATKEKTAKSRKKAVGGSGDCRANSGPSVVSSQPKPERSPQPEPIARVKRKEEKSQQHKVRNGIADCTPIQTPLPPKPSSPDALKASLASLATISNINIDVQLQEEEDLMNRQVQRPQSVVSHHSAVNEPVTHTVHKDSKGRVKPNPSPPPSPVKPPLKCVSGVGSRGADEWRASSGLLDVHPQGAPHPGDTFSVCGGKRMSDVDDKEDTMELLKEADMQNPKTEAASNVPERRSAHKSNAENIGGLVDMNMDNKNDTVNLLKVARTQHHTSDIQESLESTEKLLEPHSPTVEPVQEECPSSASKPGLTNPCQTPLYFSSEPSISQQHKGRDIRRTHGDQDKSKVAAPRPLPPPPVESIAVEGRKRSRRSTESKKASVATTSAPVSSCKDGFLPLPQDRPLSARERRRLRQSQESVSLPVVYVVRRASYDVTSTKDEHYSTPDTRSVSDFITNTNSKQDKLPERRSDEDECSSSTSSTERLDGDCRERKTESSDMQDLVHMMTQTLRMDIGDGVSEVDKGRFGSTALPEFRLNRKYRDTLVLHGKAREEAENLSLGEIPLVGSTSGLAKIRRAIEHLRTDVVKGLGVKLLDKVLEIMELEDDTKRELCLRDQMGDEKYQAYAVMVRQLKFFEDIAIKV, from the exons ATGAATAATTATCTTTTCATCAGGGTCGTTGGGAAAGGGAGCTATGGGGAGGTGAACTTGgtgaaacacaaaacagaccGAAAGCAG tatGTTATTAAGAAGCTGAATTTAATCACCTCCTCCAAGCGGGAGCGGCGTGCTGCAGAGCAGGAGGCGCAGCTTCTATCCCAGCTGCGACATCCTAACATTGTGACATACAGGGAGTCGTGGGAAGGAGATGACTGCCAGCTGTACATTGTGATGGGCTTCTGTGAAGGCGGTGACCTTTATCATCGACTCAAACAGCAAAAGGGCGAGCTCCTACCTGAGAGGCAGGTGGTGGAGTGGTTTGTCCAGATAGCAATGGCACTCCAG tacctgcatgagaggaacaTTCTTCACCGGGACCTTAAAACACAGAACATCTTCCTGACTAAGACTAACATCATCAAAGTTGGGGACCTTGGCATCGCACGAGTATTGGAGAATCAGAATGATATGGCCAGCACACTCATAGGGACCCCTTACTACATGAGCCCAGAGCTCTTCTCTAATAAACCCTATAACCACAAG tcAGATGTATGGGCCCTGGGTTGCTGTGTGTATGAAATGTCCACACTGAAGCATGCCTTCAATGCCAAGGATATGAACTCATTGGTTTATCGCATTGTAGAAGGAAAG CTGCCTCAGATGCCCAGTAGGTATGATCCCCAGCTGGGAGAACTGATCAAGAGCATGTTGTGTAAGAGACCTGAGGACAGGCCTGATGTTAAACTTATCCTCCGGCAGCCCTACATCAAAAGACAAATTGCTATGTTCCTTGAGGCCACTAAAGA AAAAACTGCCAAGTCAAGAAAGAAAGCTGTGGGTGGCAGTGGTGACTGTAGGGCCAACAGTGGACCGTCTGTGGTGTCATCTCAGCCAAAACCTGAGAGAAGCCCCCAGCCTGAACCTATAGCCAGAGTGAAACGG aaagaagagaaatcacaacaacacaaagttCGGAACGGCATAGCAGATTGCACTCCAATCCAAACACCTCTGCCACCCAAACCCTCCTCACCTGATGCTCTCAAAGCCAGCTTGGCATCCCTGGCAACCATCAGCAACATTAATATTGATGTCCAactgcaggaggaagaggacctGATGAATAGACAGGTGCAGCGGCCCCAGTCAGTTGTGTCACACCACAGTGCAGTCAATGAACCTGTGACTCACACTGTGCACAAAGACAGCAAGGGAAGAGTGAAACCAAATCCGTCTCCCCCTCCTTCCCCTGTTAAGCCCCCCTTGAAGTGTGTATCAGGTGTTGGCAGTCGGGGTGCCGACGAGTGGAGGGCATCCAGTGGATTGCTAGACGTTCATCCACAGGGTGCACCACACCCTGGGGATACATTTTCTGTATGTGGGGGGAAGCGGATGTCAGATGTGGATGATAAAGAGGATACCATGGAGTTACTTAAAGAGGCTGATATGCAGAACCCAAAGACAGAGGCTGCTTCTAATGTCCCTGAGAGGAGATCTGCACACAAATCCAATGCAGAAAATATCGGAGGGCTTGTGGATATGAATATGGACAATAAAAATGATACTGTGAACCTTCTTAAGGTAGCTCGGACACAACACCACACCTCTGACATCCAA GAAAGCCTAGAATCTACTGAAAAGCTGTTAGAGCCACACTCTCCAACAGTG GAGCCAGTTCAGGAGGAATGTCCCTCATCAGCCAGTAAGCCGGGTCTGACAAATCCATGCCAAACACCCCTGTACTTCTCATCAGAACCATCTatatcacagcagcacaaaggGAGAGACATAAGACGGACACATGGGGATCAGGACAAG TCCAAGGTGGCTGCTCCAAGACCTTTACCTCCACCTCCTGTTGAGAGCATAGCTGtggaggggaggaagagaagcAGGAGGAGCACAGAGAGCAAGAAAGCCAGTGTAGCCACAACCTCTGCACCAGTTAGTTCCTGTAAGGACGGATTCCTACCACTGCCACAG GATCGTCCTCTGTCTgccagagagagaagaagactGAGGCAGTCCCAGGAGAGTGTCAGCCTGCCAG TTGTTTATGTTGTAAGAAGGGCGTCTTATGATGTCACTTCCACTAAGGATGAGCACTACAGCACTCCGGATACCAGATCTGTTTCAGACTTTATCACTAACACCAACAGTAAG CAGGATAAGTTACCAGAGCGAAGGTCAGATGAAGACGAGTGCAGCTCATCCACAAGTTCCACAGAACGTTTAGACGGAGACTGCAGGGAAAG GAAGACAGAATCCAGCGACATGCAGGATTTAGTCCACATGATGACCCAAACTTTGAGAATGGATATTGGAGACGGTGTGAGTGAGGTGGACAAGGGCAGATTTGGCTCTACTGCACTGCCGGAATTCAGACTGAATAGGAAGTACAGAGACACCCTGGTGCTTCATGGGAAGGCTCGGGAGGAAGCAGAAAACTTGTCACTTGGTGAAATACCACTAG TAGGCTCCACATCTGGTCTGGCCAAGATAAGGAGAGCCATAGAACACCTGAGAACAGATGTGGTGAAGGGACTGGGGGTCAAGCTGCTGGACAAAGTCCTGGAAATCATGGAGTTGGAGGATGACACCAAAAGAGAA CTGTGCCTTCGTGACCAGATGGGGGATGAGAAGTACCAAGCGTATGCTGTGATGGTGAGGCAGCTGAAATTCTTTGAGGACATTGCCATCAAGGTTTAG
- the nek4 gene encoding serine/threonine-protein kinase Nek4 isoform X3, translating into MNNYLFIRVVGKGSYGEVNLVKHKTDRKQYVIKKLNLITSSKRERRAAEQEAQLLSQLRHPNIVTYRESWEGDDCQLYIVMGFCEGGDLYHRLKQQKGELLPERQVVEWFVQIAMALQYLHERNILHRDLKTQNIFLTKTNIIKVGDLGIARVLENQNDMASTLIGTPYYMSPELFSNKPYNHKSDVWALGCCVYEMSTLKHAFNAKDMNSLVYRIVEGKLPQMPSRYDPQLGELIKSMLCKRPEDRPDVKLILRQPYIKRQIAMFLEATKEKTAKSRKKAVGGSGDCRANSGPSVVSSQPKPERSPQPEPIARVKRKEEKSQQHKVRNGIADCTPIQTPLPPKPSSPDALKASLASLATISNINIDVQLQEEEDLMNRQVQRPQSVVSHHSAVNEPVTHTVHKDSKGRVKPNPSPPPSPVKPPLKCVSGVGSRGADEWRASSGLLDVHPQGAPHPGDTFSVCGGKRMSDVDDKEDTMELLKEADMQNPKTEAASNVPERRSAHKSNAENIGGLVDMNMDNKNDTVNLLKVARTQHHTSDIQESLESTEKLLEPHSPTVEPVQEECPSSASKPGLTNPCQTPLYFSSEPSISQQHKGRDIRRTHGDQDKSKVAAPRPLPPPPVESIAVEGRKRSRRSTESKKASVATTSAPVSSCKDGFLPLPQDRPLSARERRRLRQSQESVSLPVVYVVRRASYDVTSTKDEHYSTPDTRSVSDFITNTNSKDKLPERRSDEDECSSSTSSTERLDGDCRERKTESSDMQDLVHMMTQTLRMDIGDGVSEVDKGRFGSTALPEFRLNRKYRDTLVLHGKAREEAENLSLGEIPLVGSTSGLAKIRRAIEHLRTDVVKGLGVKLLDKVLEIMELEDDTKRELCLRDQMGDEKYQAYAVMVRQLKFFEDIAIKV; encoded by the exons ATGAATAATTATCTTTTCATCAGGGTCGTTGGGAAAGGGAGCTATGGGGAGGTGAACTTGgtgaaacacaaaacagaccGAAAGCAG tatGTTATTAAGAAGCTGAATTTAATCACCTCCTCCAAGCGGGAGCGGCGTGCTGCAGAGCAGGAGGCGCAGCTTCTATCCCAGCTGCGACATCCTAACATTGTGACATACAGGGAGTCGTGGGAAGGAGATGACTGCCAGCTGTACATTGTGATGGGCTTCTGTGAAGGCGGTGACCTTTATCATCGACTCAAACAGCAAAAGGGCGAGCTCCTACCTGAGAGGCAGGTGGTGGAGTGGTTTGTCCAGATAGCAATGGCACTCCAG tacctgcatgagaggaacaTTCTTCACCGGGACCTTAAAACACAGAACATCTTCCTGACTAAGACTAACATCATCAAAGTTGGGGACCTTGGCATCGCACGAGTATTGGAGAATCAGAATGATATGGCCAGCACACTCATAGGGACCCCTTACTACATGAGCCCAGAGCTCTTCTCTAATAAACCCTATAACCACAAG tcAGATGTATGGGCCCTGGGTTGCTGTGTGTATGAAATGTCCACACTGAAGCATGCCTTCAATGCCAAGGATATGAACTCATTGGTTTATCGCATTGTAGAAGGAAAG CTGCCTCAGATGCCCAGTAGGTATGATCCCCAGCTGGGAGAACTGATCAAGAGCATGTTGTGTAAGAGACCTGAGGACAGGCCTGATGTTAAACTTATCCTCCGGCAGCCCTACATCAAAAGACAAATTGCTATGTTCCTTGAGGCCACTAAAGA AAAAACTGCCAAGTCAAGAAAGAAAGCTGTGGGTGGCAGTGGTGACTGTAGGGCCAACAGTGGACCGTCTGTGGTGTCATCTCAGCCAAAACCTGAGAGAAGCCCCCAGCCTGAACCTATAGCCAGAGTGAAACGG aaagaagagaaatcacaacaacacaaagttCGGAACGGCATAGCAGATTGCACTCCAATCCAAACACCTCTGCCACCCAAACCCTCCTCACCTGATGCTCTCAAAGCCAGCTTGGCATCCCTGGCAACCATCAGCAACATTAATATTGATGTCCAactgcaggaggaagaggacctGATGAATAGACAGGTGCAGCGGCCCCAGTCAGTTGTGTCACACCACAGTGCAGTCAATGAACCTGTGACTCACACTGTGCACAAAGACAGCAAGGGAAGAGTGAAACCAAATCCGTCTCCCCCTCCTTCCCCTGTTAAGCCCCCCTTGAAGTGTGTATCAGGTGTTGGCAGTCGGGGTGCCGACGAGTGGAGGGCATCCAGTGGATTGCTAGACGTTCATCCACAGGGTGCACCACACCCTGGGGATACATTTTCTGTATGTGGGGGGAAGCGGATGTCAGATGTGGATGATAAAGAGGATACCATGGAGTTACTTAAAGAGGCTGATATGCAGAACCCAAAGACAGAGGCTGCTTCTAATGTCCCTGAGAGGAGATCTGCACACAAATCCAATGCAGAAAATATCGGAGGGCTTGTGGATATGAATATGGACAATAAAAATGATACTGTGAACCTTCTTAAGGTAGCTCGGACACAACACCACACCTCTGACATCCAA GAAAGCCTAGAATCTACTGAAAAGCTGTTAGAGCCACACTCTCCAACAGTG GAGCCAGTTCAGGAGGAATGTCCCTCATCAGCCAGTAAGCCGGGTCTGACAAATCCATGCCAAACACCCCTGTACTTCTCATCAGAACCATCTatatcacagcagcacaaaggGAGAGACATAAGACGGACACATGGGGATCAGGACAAG TCCAAGGTGGCTGCTCCAAGACCTTTACCTCCACCTCCTGTTGAGAGCATAGCTGtggaggggaggaagagaagcAGGAGGAGCACAGAGAGCAAGAAAGCCAGTGTAGCCACAACCTCTGCACCAGTTAGTTCCTGTAAGGACGGATTCCTACCACTGCCACAG GATCGTCCTCTGTCTgccagagagagaagaagactGAGGCAGTCCCAGGAGAGTGTCAGCCTGCCAG TTGTTTATGTTGTAAGAAGGGCGTCTTATGATGTCACTTCCACTAAGGATGAGCACTACAGCACTCCGGATACCAGATCTGTTTCAGACTTTATCACTAACACCAACAGTAAG GATAAGTTACCAGAGCGAAGGTCAGATGAAGACGAGTGCAGCTCATCCACAAGTTCCACAGAACGTTTAGACGGAGACTGCAGGGAAAG GAAGACAGAATCCAGCGACATGCAGGATTTAGTCCACATGATGACCCAAACTTTGAGAATGGATATTGGAGACGGTGTGAGTGAGGTGGACAAGGGCAGATTTGGCTCTACTGCACTGCCGGAATTCAGACTGAATAGGAAGTACAGAGACACCCTGGTGCTTCATGGGAAGGCTCGGGAGGAAGCAGAAAACTTGTCACTTGGTGAAATACCACTAG TAGGCTCCACATCTGGTCTGGCCAAGATAAGGAGAGCCATAGAACACCTGAGAACAGATGTGGTGAAGGGACTGGGGGTCAAGCTGCTGGACAAAGTCCTGGAAATCATGGAGTTGGAGGATGACACCAAAAGAGAA CTGTGCCTTCGTGACCAGATGGGGGATGAGAAGTACCAAGCGTATGCTGTGATGGTGAGGCAGCTGAAATTCTTTGAGGACATTGCCATCAAGGTTTAG
- the nek4 gene encoding serine/threonine-protein kinase Nek4 isoform X2 translates to MNNYLFIRVVGKGSYGEVNLVKHKTDRKQYVIKKLNLITSSKRERRAAEQEAQLLSQLRHPNIVTYRESWEGDDCQLYIVMGFCEGGDLYHRLKQQKGELLPERQVVEWFVQIAMALQYLHERNILHRDLKTQNIFLTKTNIIKVGDLGIARVLENQNDMASTLIGTPYYMSPELFSNKPYNHKSDVWALGCCVYEMSTLKHAFNAKDMNSLVYRIVEGKLPQMPSRYDPQLGELIKSMLCKRPEDRPDVKLILRQPYIKRQIAMFLEATKEKTAKSRKKAVGGSGDCRANSGPSVVSSQPKPERSPQPEPIARVKRKEEKSQQHKVRNGIADCTPIQTPLPPKPSSPDALKASLASLATISNINIDVQLQEEEDLMNRQVQRPQSVVSHHSAVNEPVTHTVHKDSKGRVKPNPSPPPSPVKPPLKCVSGVGSRGADEWRASSGLLDVHPQGAPHPGDTFSVCGGKRMSDVDDKEDTMELLKEADMQNPKTEAASNVPERRSAHKSNAENIGGLVDMNMDNKNDTVNLLKVARTQHHTSDIQESLESTEKLLEPHSPTVEPVQEECPSSASKPGLTNPCQTPLYFSSEPSISQQHKGRDIRRTHGDQDKSKVAAPRPLPPPPVESIAVEGRKRSRRSTESKKASVATTSAPVSSCKDGFLPLPQDRPLSARERRRLRQSQESVSLPVVYVVRRASYDVTSTKDEHYSTPDTRSVSDFITNTNSKQDKLPERRSDEDECSSSTSSTERLDGDCRERKTESSDMQDLVHMMTQTLRMDIGDGVSEVDKGRFGSTALPEFRLNRKYRDTLVLHGKAREEAENLSLGEIPLGSTSGLAKIRRAIEHLRTDVVKGLGVKLLDKVLEIMELEDDTKRELCLRDQMGDEKYQAYAVMVRQLKFFEDIAIKV, encoded by the exons ATGAATAATTATCTTTTCATCAGGGTCGTTGGGAAAGGGAGCTATGGGGAGGTGAACTTGgtgaaacacaaaacagaccGAAAGCAG tatGTTATTAAGAAGCTGAATTTAATCACCTCCTCCAAGCGGGAGCGGCGTGCTGCAGAGCAGGAGGCGCAGCTTCTATCCCAGCTGCGACATCCTAACATTGTGACATACAGGGAGTCGTGGGAAGGAGATGACTGCCAGCTGTACATTGTGATGGGCTTCTGTGAAGGCGGTGACCTTTATCATCGACTCAAACAGCAAAAGGGCGAGCTCCTACCTGAGAGGCAGGTGGTGGAGTGGTTTGTCCAGATAGCAATGGCACTCCAG tacctgcatgagaggaacaTTCTTCACCGGGACCTTAAAACACAGAACATCTTCCTGACTAAGACTAACATCATCAAAGTTGGGGACCTTGGCATCGCACGAGTATTGGAGAATCAGAATGATATGGCCAGCACACTCATAGGGACCCCTTACTACATGAGCCCAGAGCTCTTCTCTAATAAACCCTATAACCACAAG tcAGATGTATGGGCCCTGGGTTGCTGTGTGTATGAAATGTCCACACTGAAGCATGCCTTCAATGCCAAGGATATGAACTCATTGGTTTATCGCATTGTAGAAGGAAAG CTGCCTCAGATGCCCAGTAGGTATGATCCCCAGCTGGGAGAACTGATCAAGAGCATGTTGTGTAAGAGACCTGAGGACAGGCCTGATGTTAAACTTATCCTCCGGCAGCCCTACATCAAAAGACAAATTGCTATGTTCCTTGAGGCCACTAAAGA AAAAACTGCCAAGTCAAGAAAGAAAGCTGTGGGTGGCAGTGGTGACTGTAGGGCCAACAGTGGACCGTCTGTGGTGTCATCTCAGCCAAAACCTGAGAGAAGCCCCCAGCCTGAACCTATAGCCAGAGTGAAACGG aaagaagagaaatcacaacaacacaaagttCGGAACGGCATAGCAGATTGCACTCCAATCCAAACACCTCTGCCACCCAAACCCTCCTCACCTGATGCTCTCAAAGCCAGCTTGGCATCCCTGGCAACCATCAGCAACATTAATATTGATGTCCAactgcaggaggaagaggacctGATGAATAGACAGGTGCAGCGGCCCCAGTCAGTTGTGTCACACCACAGTGCAGTCAATGAACCTGTGACTCACACTGTGCACAAAGACAGCAAGGGAAGAGTGAAACCAAATCCGTCTCCCCCTCCTTCCCCTGTTAAGCCCCCCTTGAAGTGTGTATCAGGTGTTGGCAGTCGGGGTGCCGACGAGTGGAGGGCATCCAGTGGATTGCTAGACGTTCATCCACAGGGTGCACCACACCCTGGGGATACATTTTCTGTATGTGGGGGGAAGCGGATGTCAGATGTGGATGATAAAGAGGATACCATGGAGTTACTTAAAGAGGCTGATATGCAGAACCCAAAGACAGAGGCTGCTTCTAATGTCCCTGAGAGGAGATCTGCACACAAATCCAATGCAGAAAATATCGGAGGGCTTGTGGATATGAATATGGACAATAAAAATGATACTGTGAACCTTCTTAAGGTAGCTCGGACACAACACCACACCTCTGACATCCAA GAAAGCCTAGAATCTACTGAAAAGCTGTTAGAGCCACACTCTCCAACAGTG GAGCCAGTTCAGGAGGAATGTCCCTCATCAGCCAGTAAGCCGGGTCTGACAAATCCATGCCAAACACCCCTGTACTTCTCATCAGAACCATCTatatcacagcagcacaaaggGAGAGACATAAGACGGACACATGGGGATCAGGACAAG TCCAAGGTGGCTGCTCCAAGACCTTTACCTCCACCTCCTGTTGAGAGCATAGCTGtggaggggaggaagagaagcAGGAGGAGCACAGAGAGCAAGAAAGCCAGTGTAGCCACAACCTCTGCACCAGTTAGTTCCTGTAAGGACGGATTCCTACCACTGCCACAG GATCGTCCTCTGTCTgccagagagagaagaagactGAGGCAGTCCCAGGAGAGTGTCAGCCTGCCAG TTGTTTATGTTGTAAGAAGGGCGTCTTATGATGTCACTTCCACTAAGGATGAGCACTACAGCACTCCGGATACCAGATCTGTTTCAGACTTTATCACTAACACCAACAGTAAG CAGGATAAGTTACCAGAGCGAAGGTCAGATGAAGACGAGTGCAGCTCATCCACAAGTTCCACAGAACGTTTAGACGGAGACTGCAGGGAAAG GAAGACAGAATCCAGCGACATGCAGGATTTAGTCCACATGATGACCCAAACTTTGAGAATGGATATTGGAGACGGTGTGAGTGAGGTGGACAAGGGCAGATTTGGCTCTACTGCACTGCCGGAATTCAGACTGAATAGGAAGTACAGAGACACCCTGGTGCTTCATGGGAAGGCTCGGGAGGAAGCAGAAAACTTGTCACTTGGTGAAATACCACTAG GCTCCACATCTGGTCTGGCCAAGATAAGGAGAGCCATAGAACACCTGAGAACAGATGTGGTGAAGGGACTGGGGGTCAAGCTGCTGGACAAAGTCCTGGAAATCATGGAGTTGGAGGATGACACCAAAAGAGAA CTGTGCCTTCGTGACCAGATGGGGGATGAGAAGTACCAAGCGTATGCTGTGATGGTGAGGCAGCTGAAATTCTTTGAGGACATTGCCATCAAGGTTTAG
- the nek4 gene encoding serine/threonine-protein kinase Nek4 isoform X4 — protein MNNYLFIRVVGKGSYGEVNLVKHKTDRKQYVIKKLNLITSSKRERRAAEQEAQLLSQLRHPNIVTYRESWEGDDCQLYIVMGFCEGGDLYHRLKQQKGELLPERQVVEWFVQIAMALQYLHERNILHRDLKTQNIFLTKTNIIKVGDLGIARVLENQNDMASTLIGTPYYMSPELFSNKPYNHKSDVWALGCCVYEMSTLKHAFNAKDMNSLVYRIVEGKLPQMPSRYDPQLGELIKSMLCKRPEDRPDVKLILRQPYIKRQIAMFLEATKEKTAKSRKKAVGGSGDCRANSGPSVVSSQPKPERSPQPEPIARVKRKEEKSQQHKVRNGIADCTPIQTPLPPKPSSPDALKASLASLATISNINIDVQLQEEEDLMNRQVQRPQSVVSHHSAVNEPVTHTVHKDSKGRVKPNPSPPPSPVKPPLKCVSGVGSRGADEWRASSGLLDVHPQGAPHPGDTFSVCGGKRMSDVDDKEDTMELLKEADMQNPKTEAASNVPERRSAHKSNAENIGGLVDMNMDNKNDTVNLLKVARTQHHTSDIQESLESTEKLLEPHSPTVPVQEECPSSASKPGLTNPCQTPLYFSSEPSISQQHKGRDIRRTHGDQDKSKVAAPRPLPPPPVESIAVEGRKRSRRSTESKKASVATTSAPVSSCKDGFLPLPQDRPLSARERRRLRQSQESVSLPVVYVVRRASYDVTSTKDEHYSTPDTRSVSDFITNTNSKQDKLPERRSDEDECSSSTSSTERLDGDCRERKTESSDMQDLVHMMTQTLRMDIGDGVSEVDKGRFGSTALPEFRLNRKYRDTLVLHGKAREEAENLSLGEIPLVGSTSGLAKIRRAIEHLRTDVVKGLGVKLLDKVLEIMELEDDTKRELCLRDQMGDEKYQAYAVMVRQLKFFEDIAIKV, from the exons ATGAATAATTATCTTTTCATCAGGGTCGTTGGGAAAGGGAGCTATGGGGAGGTGAACTTGgtgaaacacaaaacagaccGAAAGCAG tatGTTATTAAGAAGCTGAATTTAATCACCTCCTCCAAGCGGGAGCGGCGTGCTGCAGAGCAGGAGGCGCAGCTTCTATCCCAGCTGCGACATCCTAACATTGTGACATACAGGGAGTCGTGGGAAGGAGATGACTGCCAGCTGTACATTGTGATGGGCTTCTGTGAAGGCGGTGACCTTTATCATCGACTCAAACAGCAAAAGGGCGAGCTCCTACCTGAGAGGCAGGTGGTGGAGTGGTTTGTCCAGATAGCAATGGCACTCCAG tacctgcatgagaggaacaTTCTTCACCGGGACCTTAAAACACAGAACATCTTCCTGACTAAGACTAACATCATCAAAGTTGGGGACCTTGGCATCGCACGAGTATTGGAGAATCAGAATGATATGGCCAGCACACTCATAGGGACCCCTTACTACATGAGCCCAGAGCTCTTCTCTAATAAACCCTATAACCACAAG tcAGATGTATGGGCCCTGGGTTGCTGTGTGTATGAAATGTCCACACTGAAGCATGCCTTCAATGCCAAGGATATGAACTCATTGGTTTATCGCATTGTAGAAGGAAAG CTGCCTCAGATGCCCAGTAGGTATGATCCCCAGCTGGGAGAACTGATCAAGAGCATGTTGTGTAAGAGACCTGAGGACAGGCCTGATGTTAAACTTATCCTCCGGCAGCCCTACATCAAAAGACAAATTGCTATGTTCCTTGAGGCCACTAAAGA AAAAACTGCCAAGTCAAGAAAGAAAGCTGTGGGTGGCAGTGGTGACTGTAGGGCCAACAGTGGACCGTCTGTGGTGTCATCTCAGCCAAAACCTGAGAGAAGCCCCCAGCCTGAACCTATAGCCAGAGTGAAACGG aaagaagagaaatcacaacaacacaaagttCGGAACGGCATAGCAGATTGCACTCCAATCCAAACACCTCTGCCACCCAAACCCTCCTCACCTGATGCTCTCAAAGCCAGCTTGGCATCCCTGGCAACCATCAGCAACATTAATATTGATGTCCAactgcaggaggaagaggacctGATGAATAGACAGGTGCAGCGGCCCCAGTCAGTTGTGTCACACCACAGTGCAGTCAATGAACCTGTGACTCACACTGTGCACAAAGACAGCAAGGGAAGAGTGAAACCAAATCCGTCTCCCCCTCCTTCCCCTGTTAAGCCCCCCTTGAAGTGTGTATCAGGTGTTGGCAGTCGGGGTGCCGACGAGTGGAGGGCATCCAGTGGATTGCTAGACGTTCATCCACAGGGTGCACCACACCCTGGGGATACATTTTCTGTATGTGGGGGGAAGCGGATGTCAGATGTGGATGATAAAGAGGATACCATGGAGTTACTTAAAGAGGCTGATATGCAGAACCCAAAGACAGAGGCTGCTTCTAATGTCCCTGAGAGGAGATCTGCACACAAATCCAATGCAGAAAATATCGGAGGGCTTGTGGATATGAATATGGACAATAAAAATGATACTGTGAACCTTCTTAAGGTAGCTCGGACACAACACCACACCTCTGACATCCAA GAAAGCCTAGAATCTACTGAAAAGCTGTTAGAGCCACACTCTCCAACAGTG CCAGTTCAGGAGGAATGTCCCTCATCAGCCAGTAAGCCGGGTCTGACAAATCCATGCCAAACACCCCTGTACTTCTCATCAGAACCATCTatatcacagcagcacaaaggGAGAGACATAAGACGGACACATGGGGATCAGGACAAG TCCAAGGTGGCTGCTCCAAGACCTTTACCTCCACCTCCTGTTGAGAGCATAGCTGtggaggggaggaagagaagcAGGAGGAGCACAGAGAGCAAGAAAGCCAGTGTAGCCACAACCTCTGCACCAGTTAGTTCCTGTAAGGACGGATTCCTACCACTGCCACAG GATCGTCCTCTGTCTgccagagagagaagaagactGAGGCAGTCCCAGGAGAGTGTCAGCCTGCCAG TTGTTTATGTTGTAAGAAGGGCGTCTTATGATGTCACTTCCACTAAGGATGAGCACTACAGCACTCCGGATACCAGATCTGTTTCAGACTTTATCACTAACACCAACAGTAAG CAGGATAAGTTACCAGAGCGAAGGTCAGATGAAGACGAGTGCAGCTCATCCACAAGTTCCACAGAACGTTTAGACGGAGACTGCAGGGAAAG GAAGACAGAATCCAGCGACATGCAGGATTTAGTCCACATGATGACCCAAACTTTGAGAATGGATATTGGAGACGGTGTGAGTGAGGTGGACAAGGGCAGATTTGGCTCTACTGCACTGCCGGAATTCAGACTGAATAGGAAGTACAGAGACACCCTGGTGCTTCATGGGAAGGCTCGGGAGGAAGCAGAAAACTTGTCACTTGGTGAAATACCACTAG TAGGCTCCACATCTGGTCTGGCCAAGATAAGGAGAGCCATAGAACACCTGAGAACAGATGTGGTGAAGGGACTGGGGGTCAAGCTGCTGGACAAAGTCCTGGAAATCATGGAGTTGGAGGATGACACCAAAAGAGAA CTGTGCCTTCGTGACCAGATGGGGGATGAGAAGTACCAAGCGTATGCTGTGATGGTGAGGCAGCTGAAATTCTTTGAGGACATTGCCATCAAGGTTTAG